The genome window ATACCAAAGGCAGAAATTACGCCTGGAAACATAATTCCCCAATACGTATCAACCCAGCCTAAGTCAGTAGACATGATATACCAAGGAATAATCAGCATTTCGGTAGGAATCATTAAGGAACTTAAGATGAATAAGAAAATAATACTCTTGCCAACAAAGGAAAATTTAGCAATAACATAACCAACAAGGGTATCAAATAATGCAACACTTATAGTAGTAATCACTGCCACGATAAAACTATTTAAAAACCATTTACTAAATAGGGTATCCACCATGATCTTCCGATAATTCTCCAATGTAGGGTGGTCGGCAAGCAGCTTCAGTCCATATACTTCCGTCGGCGGCTTAAAGGATGTGGATACCATCCAAATAAAAGGGAACAGCATAAAGATAGCCCCAACGGTCAAGAGAATATAGACGATTGATTTTTTTAAATACCTTCTTTTCTTCAACTCCTCACCCCCATAAAAAACTAGTACTCAAATTTCTTTGTCAAAACTTTCATTTGAATGATCGTGATAACTAAAATAATCAGAAATAAGATAACTGTTGCCGCAGAAGCGAGACCCATATCAAAGTGCTGGAAGGCTAATTCATAAATATAAAGAACAACGGATATAGTAGAATGAAGTGGTCCACCCTGTGTCATATTTTGCACTTGGGTAAAGGTTTGTAAGAAACTAATACTGCCAATAACTGCGGAAAATACAATGGTTGGATTTAGTAACGGCAAGGTGATATGAATAAATTTTTTCCAACCATCTGCCCCATCAATTTCCGCAGCTTCATAGAATATTTTCGGGATATTTTCAAGGCCCGCTAGGAAAATAATCATTTGAAAACCGAGACCTTGCCAGATCATCGTTAAGATAATAATATAAATTGCTTGATCAGGTGATTTAAGAAAAAGCTGGGCTTCCAACCCAAACTTCATGAGAATATCATTCACAACGCCGTTGTTCATTAGAATCCATTTAAACACCCAGCTTACCGCAACAATACTTGTCACATAGGGAATGAAATAAATAGCGCGAAATACCCCGACAAATTTATTAATCCTTTGCAAAAGCAGCGCTACTCCTAATCCACACATCAGCTGTCCTACTACACCAAAAACGACATAGATAAATGTATTTATTAGTGATTTACGAAAGACTTCATCTTTAAAAAGGGCTACATAATTATCCATCCCTACAAATGGTTTATCCTCTGATAGAATATCCCATTCCCGAAACCCGATGTTGAATGTATAAAGTGTTGGCAAAAACCGAATCGAAATAAAAAAAAGAAGAGGTATCAGCAAGCATGTATATACAAAGATATATTTTTGTTGCTTTAACGTAAATCTAGCAGTCTTTTTTGGGACGGCAGAATGGTTCTTCCCAGACATGAAAACCCTCCTTTCTGAATAAAGAAAGACGATTACCGCCTTTCTTTATTTCAGTATCTTTACTTGTTACTCCAATAATCATCGTAGAGCTTTTGTGACTTAGCTGCGAAATCATTGTAGGCATCTTCAATTGAAACTCCATTTAGCAACACTTCATTCACTGCATCAATAACATATTGTCTTTGTGCTGTTTCGTCGACATAGAATTGTGCATTGGCATATGGAAGCTGTTCGATGAATGGTCCGTATAATGGATCGTTTACATATTTATCTTGTGTTGCGACCGCTTCTTTTGCTGGCAATTCTCCTACCTCGTCAATCCAGCGTTCCATCACTTCATCACTTGTTAAAAACGCTAAGAATTTTTTAGAAGCTTCTAATTTCTCTCCTTCTACTTTAGCTGTAATGCCATTTGCCCAGAACGAAGATTGTGTGGCCTTTTCTTTATAAGATGGCAGTGGCGCAACCCCATAATTTAAGTCAGGTGCATCTGTCGCCAATGTACCTAAACGGAAGGAACCGTCAATATTCATCGCCGCATTCCCTGTCTTAAATGCTGTTACATCATCTGTATAAAAACCACTTTCGCCAACTTTATGTTTGGATCCGAATTCCACTAAATACGTAAATGCTTCTAAACCAGCAGGTGTATCATCCCAAAGAACTTGCTTACGATCCTCACTCAACCCTTGACCGCCAGCTTGATAGACAAGAGCATCATAAAACCAGTTGTTCAGCTGTGCACCAATTTCATACGCCATCCCCTCTGTTTCAAGCTTTCCGTTTTCTCTTACTGTCAGTTTTTTCGCATAATCTACTAATTCATCCCATGTTTTTGGCGGACTATTTGGATCCAAGCCTGCTTTTTCAAAAAGATCTTTGTTATAAAACAGGGCAAGAGTACGAACCGCAGTCGGAATGGCCCAATATTTATCGTCCAATTTTGCTGCATTTACTAAGGAGAAGTATTCACTTTCGATTTTATCCACTGGAAATGCATCCTCAGGAAGAGGCTGTAAATAGCCTGAATCAATATATTTTGGCAGCCAGCCATAATATAAATTGATAACATCGGGACCTCTTCCAGCTGGAACTAGTGTAGCAACCTTCTCATTGTATTGCTCATATGGAAAAGTTGTCTGCTTTACTTTAATTCCTGGGTTTTTATCTTCAAACTCTTTAATAAGCTCATCCATTAAATCCACTTTCGCCTTATAGGCATATTGCCAATATTCAATAGTTACCGTACCATCTGCTTCCCCGCCAGAATCCTTTCCCTTTGAACAACCAACAATAACCATTGCTATGGCTAGAAAAAGAAATACACTTAAAAACTTTTTCAATAGAACCCCTCCTATTAAACAAGTTTGTTATTATTGCGAAGCAGCTGCTTATAAGAAGTAAATTTATTTCTATATATTGCTGCTTCTTTTGAAAAATCAGCAAGCTTTTGACTGGACCTTATTCGCTGTCTCTCTGTTTCTTTTGGGTTAGGGCCTCCAAAAGCAGAGCGAACCATAACAAAATGAAAAGGATTAATCGCAGTTTGATATTGTTCTTCTGTTAAAGGAAGATGTGTTCCTAATATCTCCTGAGAAATTTGTTTGACTAGTTCAGCAGAACCATCTTTTATTTTTTTCCCAGTACTAGCTAATCGCTGAACCAAAATGCTGACAATCTGATGGGCATCACGGAAGGATAATTGGCACTCCCTAACCAGTACATCCGCTAATTCCGTTACGGTGGAAAAGCCTTCTGAACAACGGGTCAGGAGTTTATCTACATTTACCTCCATCGTTTTAAGAATTTCTGTCAGTAATTCGATAATTTGATAGGAATGAGAAAAGCCATTGATAAGAATAGGCTGGATATCATCCCCAATATCGACGATGTCCCCAAAAGGTGTGTTGTGGGACATCATAAAAGCAGCATTTACTTCCCCAATTGTCCGGCTAATGAGAGATTTCGTATGTTCTAAAGATGAAGGGTTTCGTTTTTGAGGCATGATGCTCGATGTTTGCACTAAGCTTTTATCTAATCTGATTGCTTCTACTTCATTTGTCGTAAAAAACAAGAG of Niallia circulans contains these proteins:
- a CDS encoding carbohydrate ABC transporter permease translates to MKKRRYLKKSIVYILLTVGAIFMLFPFIWMVSTSFKPPTEVYGLKLLADHPTLENYRKIMVDTLFSKWFLNSFIVAVITTISVALFDTLVGYVIAKFSFVGKSIIFLFILSSLMIPTEMLIIPWYIMSTDLGWVDTYWGIMFPGVISAFGIFLMKQFMESIPDDLLDAARIDGLNEFKIFFKIAIPQVYPALAALCIFTFLGNWNAYLWPLIVIETEEMRTLPVGLAFFSGENQTYWEIVMAGATIAVVPLIIVFLIFQRHIIKGITLTGLK
- a CDS encoding carbohydrate ABC transporter permease; its protein translation is MSGKNHSAVPKKTARFTLKQQKYIFVYTCLLIPLLFFISIRFLPTLYTFNIGFREWDILSEDKPFVGMDNYVALFKDEVFRKSLINTFIYVVFGVVGQLMCGLGVALLLQRINKFVGVFRAIYFIPYVTSIVAVSWVFKWILMNNGVVNDILMKFGLEAQLFLKSPDQAIYIIILTMIWQGLGFQMIIFLAGLENIPKIFYEAAEIDGADGWKKFIHITLPLLNPTIVFSAVIGSISFLQTFTQVQNMTQGGPLHSTISVVLYIYELAFQHFDMGLASAATVILFLIILVITIIQMKVLTKKFEY
- a CDS encoding extracellular solute-binding protein; translated protein: MKKFLSVFLFLAIAMVIVGCSKGKDSGGEADGTVTIEYWQYAYKAKVDLMDELIKEFEDKNPGIKVKQTTFPYEQYNEKVATLVPAGRGPDVINLYYGWLPKYIDSGYLQPLPEDAFPVDKIESEYFSLVNAAKLDDKYWAIPTAVRTLALFYNKDLFEKAGLDPNSPPKTWDELVDYAKKLTVRENGKLETEGMAYEIGAQLNNWFYDALVYQAGGQGLSEDRKQVLWDDTPAGLEAFTYLVEFGSKHKVGESGFYTDDVTAFKTGNAAMNIDGSFRLGTLATDAPDLNYGVAPLPSYKEKATQSSFWANGITAKVEGEKLEASKKFLAFLTSDEVMERWIDEVGELPAKEAVATQDKYVNDPLYGPFIEQLPYANAQFYVDETAQRQYVIDAVNEVLLNGVSIEDAYNDFAAKSQKLYDDYWSNK